The following is a genomic window from Corynebacterium incognita.
CCGCTTCGTGCTCACCAAGGCGCTTGAGTCCAAGCTTCCTGTCATTATCGCGGTGAACAAAACCGACCGCCCGGATGCGCGTATCGACGAAGTGGTTACCGAGGCCCAGGACCTCCTCCTGGAGATCGCCTCCGGCCTGGACGACGAAGAAGCTGCCGCTGCAGCCGAAGAGCTGCTCGACCTTCCTGTGCTGTACGCCTCCGGTCGCGCCGGCAAGGCCTCCACCGAGAACCCCGGCGACGGCAATGAGCCCGAGGCCGAGGACCTGCAGGCCCTGTTCGACGTCATCTACAACGTCTTGCCGGAGCCTTCCGCCAACGTTGACGGCCCGCTGCAGGCGCACGTCACCAACCTGGACTCTTCCTCCTTCCTCGGCCGTATTGGCCTGCTGCGCGTGCACGCCGGCAAGATCAAGAAGGGGCAGCAGGTGGCGTGGATCCACTACGATGAGGACGGCAACGAGCACACCAAGACCGTCAAGATCGCTGAATTGCTGCGCACCGTCGGTTTCGAGCGCCAGCCCACCGAAGAGGCCATCGCGGGCGACATCGTAGCTATCTCCGGCATCCCGGAGATCATGATCGGCGATACCCTCGCTGACCCGGAGAACCCGGTAGCCCTGCCACGCATCACCGTGGACGAGCCCGCCATCTCCATGACCATCGGCGTGAACACCTCGCCGCTTGCCGGACGTGGTGGCGGCGACAAGCTCACCGCCCGCGTCATTAAGGCCCGTCTGGATCAGGAGCTCATCGGTAACGTCTCCCTGCGCGTCAACCCGACTGAGCGTCCCGATGCCTGGGAAGTTCAGGGCCGCGGCGAAATGGCACTGTCCGTGCTTATTGAGACCATGCGTCGCGAGGGCTTCGAGCTCACCGTGGGTAAGCCGCAGGTTGTGACGAGGGAAATCGACGGCAAGCTCCACGAGCCATACGAGATTATGGTCATCGATACCCCGTCCGAGCACCAAGGCAACGTTACGCAGCTCATGGCCTCCCGCAAGGG
Proteins encoded in this region:
- the typA gene encoding translational GTPase TypA — encoded protein: MTTTEFRNVAIVAHVDHGKTTLVNGMLEQSGAFGDHGDHTDRVMDSGDLEREKGITILAKNTAIVRQGLGKDGGDLIINVIDTPGHADFGGEVERGLSMVDGVVLLVDASEGPLPQTRFVLTKALESKLPVIIAVNKTDRPDARIDEVVTEAQDLLLEIASGLDDEEAAAAAEELLDLPVLYASGRAGKASTENPGDGNEPEAEDLQALFDVIYNVLPEPSANVDGPLQAHVTNLDSSSFLGRIGLLRVHAGKIKKGQQVAWIHYDEDGNEHTKTVKIAELLRTVGFERQPTEEAIAGDIVAISGIPEIMIGDTLADPENPVALPRITVDEPAISMTIGVNTSPLAGRGGGDKLTARVIKARLDQELIGNVSLRVNPTERPDAWEVQGRGEMALSVLIETMRREGFELTVGKPQVVTREIDGKLHEPYEIMVIDTPSEHQGNVTQLMASRKGQMQSMDVREGDWIRMEFRIPARGLIGFRTTFLTETRGAGIANSYSDGMDVWAGEIKGRPTGSLVADRSGQITQYALMQLADRGEFFVEPGVEAYEGMVVGANNRDEDMDINITKEKKLTNMRAASADTTVTLAKAKTLSLDEALEFCGNDECVEVTPDNLRVRKVILNATERGRARSRAKQMNK